Proteins co-encoded in one Paracrocinitomix mangrovi genomic window:
- the rbfA gene encoding 30S ribosome-binding factor RbfA — MSIRLKKIESVLQQELSSIFRERARDLCKGAMVSVTVVKVAPDLSFAKVYISIFGGADNKETFESINAGKAEVRYELGKRLGKTMRRIPELSFEIDDSLDYAEEIDRLLKE, encoded by the coding sequence ATGTCCATTAGATTAAAGAAAATTGAGTCCGTTTTACAACAAGAGTTGAGTAGTATTTTTAGAGAACGCGCCAGAGATTTGTGCAAAGGTGCCATGGTTTCTGTTACCGTTGTTAAAGTGGCTCCAGACTTGTCATTTGCCAAAGTTTACATTTCTATTTTTGGTGGTGCTGATAACAAAGAAACTTTTGAAAGCATTAATGCCGGTAAAGCCGAAGTTCGTTATGAATTAGGTAAAAGATTAGGCAAAACAATGCGAAGAATTCCTGAATTGTCATTTGAAATTGACGATTCTCTCGATTACGCAGAAGAAATAGACAGATTGTTGAAAGAATAG
- a CDS encoding DUF1501 domain-containing protein has product MNRREFLKRTGIITAGTIMIPSFLRANMFSAKLMLSKKRLVVIQLSGGNDGLNTVVPYGLDGYYNNRSGIGISAEELLKIGDQFGFHPKLAGLHDLHEKGLLAIINSVGYPNPNRSHFRSMDIWHTASDSNEYKTTGWLGRYMDSNCHNAYEGIEIGGQLSLAMKGQEQSGIALTNPKAFYDTIHSDFFNELGDPVTENGELNYLYKVFNDTKNSAKYIFDQYKLKNNPALYQGAQFGQQLKQIATLIKSDIQTPVFYTSLGGFDTHVNQPFAQSRLFEQLNGGVTSFIEDLEKDDLMKDTTIVIFSEFGRRLKQNASRGTDHGAANVMFVIDKDLESSAIKQYNQIDLEDLQDGDPKFKVDFRSVYQEMLAKTLEVDAEKVLGKKFNNLGLWG; this is encoded by the coding sequence ATGAACAGAAGAGAATTTTTAAAGAGAACCGGAATAATCACAGCAGGGACTATTATGATTCCGTCGTTTTTGCGCGCCAACATGTTTTCTGCAAAGTTGATGTTGTCCAAAAAACGACTGGTGGTTATTCAACTGAGTGGAGGTAATGATGGTTTAAATACAGTTGTCCCTTATGGATTGGATGGATATTATAACAACCGCTCAGGAATAGGAATTAGTGCAGAAGAATTATTAAAAATCGGAGATCAATTTGGTTTTCATCCAAAATTAGCCGGATTACATGATCTGCATGAAAAAGGATTATTGGCCATTATCAATTCAGTTGGGTATCCAAATCCCAACCGATCACATTTCAGATCAATGGATATTTGGCATACAGCATCAGATTCAAATGAATATAAAACGACAGGTTGGTTAGGTAGATATATGGACAGTAATTGCCATAATGCCTATGAGGGAATTGAAATAGGAGGGCAGCTTTCTTTGGCTATGAAAGGTCAAGAACAATCTGGCATTGCTTTAACCAATCCAAAGGCATTTTACGACACCATTCATTCAGATTTTTTCAATGAATTGGGAGATCCGGTAACTGAGAATGGTGAATTGAATTATTTGTACAAGGTGTTTAACGATACAAAGAATTCAGCCAAGTATATTTTTGATCAATACAAATTGAAAAACAATCCTGCCTTATACCAGGGAGCACAATTTGGGCAACAGTTAAAACAAATTGCAACTTTGATTAAGTCTGATATTCAAACGCCTGTATTTTATACTTCACTGGGTGGCTTTGATACGCACGTTAATCAACCATTTGCGCAAAGCCGCTTATTTGAGCAATTAAATGGAGGAGTAACCTCATTTATTGAAGATTTGGAGAAAGATGATTTGATGAAGGATACTACGATTGTAATATTCTCGGAATTTGGAAGAAGATTAAAACAAAACGCTAGTAGGGGCACAGATCATGGAGCTGCTAATGTGATGTTTGTTATTGACAAAGATTTGGAATCATCTGCTATTAAGCAATACAATCAAATTGATTTGGAAGATTTACAGGACGGTGATCCAAAATTCAAGGTGGATTTCAGATCTGTCTACCAGGAGATGTTGGCAAAAACCTTAGAAGTAGATGCCGAAAAGGTACTGGGTAAAAAGTTTAATAATTTGGGCTTATGGGGGTGA
- a CDS encoding peptidase M61, with the protein MKTQLIILFTLMLNFAHAGKVIFNYELDLTQYKDDRLKVKFNIPKIKQDEVVFHLPKVVPGTYSIHNYGSFAHDIVALDKKGDTLKVERLDKNSWKIINAKKLKSISYWVDDTWNTREIKESIFEPAGTNFEEDFFVLNTFGIFGYLKGYEKSPCDIIIKHPKKLYGSTSLLRSTANDSTDYFFSNSYHELADSPMMYCVPDTISVMIGNTQVLVSVYKKEEKNLAKSIMKDIKPLMMAQHAYLGDSLPVKNYAFIITLVGGGFMSSYGALEHSKSSFFYLPSFMKGNSLTENINHIAAHEFLHIITPLNIHSKEIGEFDYINPEMSKHLWMYEGMTEYASHHSQLCGRIVNLKDFLGTIKSKISGAKGYNNKVPFTEISEGMLDKYHGELQNVYLKGALISLCLDLELRHLSNGAYGTQKLMHDLSLKFGPTKSFEDDKLFDIITEMTYPSIRQFFTDHVEGLEPLDYAKYFKYIGVDYTEEKTKYGSKREFKVNNDDKGAVALRDKWMGK; encoded by the coding sequence ATGAAAACCCAACTTATCATACTTTTTACTTTGATGTTGAATTTTGCCCATGCCGGCAAAGTAATCTTCAATTATGAACTGGATCTTACGCAGTACAAAGATGACAGGTTAAAAGTAAAATTCAACATTCCTAAAATCAAACAAGATGAAGTTGTTTTTCACTTACCAAAAGTAGTTCCCGGCACCTATTCCATTCACAATTATGGTTCATTTGCCCACGACATTGTTGCCTTGGATAAAAAAGGTGACACATTAAAAGTTGAACGATTAGACAAGAATTCTTGGAAAATCATCAATGCTAAAAAACTTAAATCAATATCATATTGGGTAGATGATACCTGGAACACGAGAGAAATAAAGGAAAGCATTTTTGAACCAGCAGGCACCAATTTTGAAGAAGACTTTTTTGTACTCAACACCTTTGGTATTTTCGGTTATCTAAAAGGATATGAAAAATCACCTTGCGACATAATCATTAAACATCCTAAAAAATTGTACGGCTCTACTTCATTATTGAGATCTACTGCCAATGATTCTACAGATTACTTTTTTTCTAATTCATATCATGAGCTGGCAGATTCACCTATGATGTATTGTGTGCCGGATACTATTTCAGTGATGATTGGAAATACACAAGTACTGGTTTCTGTTTACAAAAAAGAAGAAAAGAACCTTGCTAAAAGTATAATGAAAGACATCAAACCACTGATGATGGCTCAACACGCCTATTTAGGAGACAGTTTACCGGTAAAAAATTATGCATTTATCATAACCCTTGTTGGCGGTGGATTTATGAGTAGTTATGGCGCGTTAGAACATTCAAAATCATCTTTCTTTTACTTACCCAGCTTCATGAAAGGGAATTCATTAACAGAAAATATTAATCACATAGCTGCTCATGAGTTTTTACACATCATCACACCATTGAATATTCACAGCAAAGAAATTGGAGAATTTGACTACATCAACCCTGAAATGTCAAAACATTTGTGGATGTATGAAGGAATGACCGAATATGCATCTCATCACTCACAGTTGTGCGGAAGAATCGTCAACTTAAAAGATTTTTTAGGCACCATTAAAAGTAAAATTTCAGGTGCAAAAGGCTACAACAACAAGGTTCCGTTTACTGAAATTTCAGAAGGCATGTTAGATAAATATCATGGAGAATTGCAGAATGTTTACCTCAAAGGAGCATTAATTTCACTGTGCCTGGATTTAGAGTTGAGACATTTGTCAAATGGAGCCTACGGAACCCAAAAATTAATGCATGACCTCAGCCTAAAATTCGGACCAACAAAATCATTTGAAGACGATAAATTATTTGATATAATTACAGAAATGACCTATCCATCAATCAGGCAGTTTTTCACTGATCATGTAGAAGGTTTAGAGCCTTTGGATTACGCTAAATATTTTAAATATATCGGTGTAGATTACACAGAGGAAAAAACAAAATACGGTAGCAAGCGCGAGTTCAAAGTAAACAATGATGACAAAGGCGCAGTTGCTTTAAGAGACAAATGGATGGGGAAGTAA
- a CDS encoding ABC transporter ATP-binding protein — protein sequence MKAFWQILKLSFLHRSTAVLVIIFNLLFVIFNLVSLILFVPFLKLIFDKDDASLVNVPAPNWETKENIITYITDWYNHEMAQYIINEGESAALAFVCFTVLIAFFLKNLFRYAAIYFKSFMRMAVVRDLRQQLFVKSIHLPLSYYSEERKGDLLSRMTSDLNEIEIAVVFAIEMIFREPISIAINLGALFYFSTDLTLFSLILLPVSALVISRIGKSLKRTSSKGQKQMGVLLSIIEESLGGVRIIKAFTAEKLALTRFDKENNHHQKIATRAFRKRDLSSPLNEFLGACVLVSIVYYGGSIILDGNPGDTNAMSGQEFITYIIVFSQLMRPVSGFANGMAFMSKASASIERINEITDLEDKIVNPSNPVKKEDFNSSIQFDDVVFSYSEDVVLNHISFEIKKGQSVALVGESGSGKSTISDLIPRFHDVQSGAVKIDDINVKDMNKEDVRKLIAVVTQESILFNDSIANNIAFGNPEATQEEIEAAAKVANAHEFILATEKGYETNIGDGGNKLSGGQKQRISIARAVLSNAPIMILDEATSALDTESEKLVQSALDNVMKSRTSLIIAHRLSTIRDADQIIVLKKGQIVEQGTHQELIDKNGYYKSLCQIQQVI from the coding sequence GTGAAAGCATTTTGGCAAATATTAAAACTGTCTTTTTTACACCGATCAACGGCAGTATTGGTAATTATTTTCAACTTACTATTTGTCATTTTTAACTTGGTATCTCTTATTCTATTTGTACCATTTTTAAAGTTGATTTTTGACAAAGATGATGCCTCATTAGTCAATGTACCTGCACCAAACTGGGAAACCAAAGAAAATATCATCACTTATATTACTGATTGGTACAATCATGAAATGGCTCAGTACATCATAAATGAAGGAGAATCTGCAGCCTTGGCATTTGTGTGTTTTACAGTTTTAATTGCTTTCTTTTTAAAGAACCTCTTTAGATATGCGGCCATTTACTTTAAATCATTCATGAGAATGGCGGTAGTTAGAGATTTGAGACAACAACTTTTTGTCAAATCAATTCACCTACCACTTTCATATTATTCTGAAGAGCGCAAAGGAGATTTGTTGTCCAGAATGACTTCAGATTTAAATGAAATTGAAATTGCCGTTGTATTTGCCATTGAAATGATTTTTAGAGAACCTATTTCAATTGCCATCAATCTTGGAGCTCTCTTTTATTTCAGTACAGACCTTACTTTATTCTCACTCATCTTATTACCCGTTTCCGCCTTGGTAATTTCTAGGATAGGAAAAAGTTTAAAAAGAACCTCTTCTAAAGGTCAAAAACAAATGGGTGTTTTACTTTCAATAATTGAAGAATCATTGGGAGGGGTTAGAATCATCAAGGCATTTACGGCAGAGAAATTGGCTTTGACAAGATTTGACAAGGAAAACAATCACCACCAAAAAATTGCCACTCGTGCTTTTAGAAAAAGAGACTTATCTTCTCCTTTAAATGAGTTTTTAGGAGCATGTGTTTTGGTATCAATCGTTTATTATGGTGGAAGCATCATTTTAGATGGTAACCCGGGAGATACCAACGCAATGTCCGGTCAGGAATTTATCACGTATATCATTGTATTTTCTCAATTAATGCGTCCAGTATCAGGCTTTGCTAACGGAATGGCATTTATGAGTAAAGCTTCTGCTTCAATTGAGCGTATCAATGAAATCACAGATTTAGAAGACAAAATTGTCAATCCTTCTAATCCTGTTAAAAAAGAAGATTTTAATAGCAGCATTCAATTTGATGATGTTGTATTCTCCTATTCAGAAGATGTTGTACTGAATCATATTTCATTTGAGATTAAAAAAGGTCAATCTGTTGCTTTAGTAGGTGAATCTGGATCAGGAAAATCTACCATATCTGACTTAATTCCGCGTTTTCATGACGTGCAATCAGGTGCAGTAAAAATTGATGACATCAATGTAAAAGACATGAATAAAGAAGATGTGCGTAAACTGATTGCTGTTGTTACGCAAGAATCAATTTTATTCAATGACAGCATTGCCAACAATATTGCTTTCGGAAACCCTGAAGCTACTCAAGAAGAAATAGAAGCTGCAGCCAAGGTTGCCAATGCACATGAATTTATTTTGGCAACCGAAAAAGGTTACGAAACCAACATTGGAGATGGCGGAAACAAATTGTCCGGCGGTCAAAAACAAAGAATCTCAATTGCTCGAGCTGTATTGTCAAATGCACCAATTATGATATTGGATGAGGCAACCTCAGCTTTGGATACTGAATCTGAAAAATTGGTACAATCTGCATTGGACAATGTGATGAAAAGTCGTACTTCTTTAATCATTGCTCACCGCTTAAGTACCATCCGTGATGCCGACCAGATAATCGTATTGAAAAAAGGGCAAATTGTGGAACAAGGAACCCATCAAGAATTGATCGATAAAAACGGCTACTACAAGTCGCTATGCCAGATACAGCAAGTGATCTAA
- a CDS encoding T9SS type A sorting domain-containing protein, translating to MKQLLTLFSFVLTLSINAQTFSTNTPINVATGMGNYHPELELLSDGTPVVLWTDINSFNLYFAKHNGVDAFDTPIQLNPTGTDVQAYTWSGPGMEIEGNNIYVAYHSYGVQTGHIYFTKSTDNGANWSDTVRVDNVADGYAQFPDIAVFQDTLWVVLLDHDASGLNPHYRVTRSTDGGATWEPDVLASELWPGESCDCCEPEIIVDAERVIIVTRNNDNNVREMKATVSYDRGQTFTDTYSVDDHGWTIASCPSVGADADFLSATHSVTTYRTMVGTDPKIFLVDYDLEGDSIYSEVDVYAASSANTILNYPQLDYANGVLGIAWESVGNGIDVYINASSVGVDGIDPNNAFNLTDVTGTQNKPSIAVGTDVFHIAYMDSDGNNVKYVQASYLAGTATENLAAQISVYPIPAEDKVTISFVNEEQNSFTIDVFDMTGRVIEQITGNGNQVILDCQNYQSGTYLFNLNLNNQLNQGRFVIE from the coding sequence ATGAAACAATTGCTTACCTTATTTTCTTTTGTACTCACATTGAGCATTAATGCGCAAACATTTTCAACCAATACGCCAATAAATGTAGCTACCGGGATGGGGAATTATCACCCTGAATTGGAATTGTTGAGTGACGGAACTCCGGTTGTTTTGTGGACAGATATCAATAGTTTTAATCTGTATTTTGCCAAGCATAATGGTGTAGACGCATTTGATACACCAATTCAGTTGAATCCTACAGGAACAGATGTGCAAGCTTATACCTGGAGTGGGCCCGGGATGGAAATAGAGGGTAATAATATTTATGTTGCTTATCATTCATATGGTGTGCAAACAGGTCATATATATTTCACAAAGTCTACTGATAATGGTGCTAATTGGTCTGATACTGTGCGTGTAGACAATGTTGCAGACGGTTATGCTCAGTTTCCGGATATAGCTGTTTTTCAAGATACACTTTGGGTAGTTTTATTAGATCATGATGCAAGTGGTTTGAATCCTCATTACAGAGTTACCAGATCAACAGATGGAGGAGCTACCTGGGAACCGGATGTTTTAGCAAGTGAGTTATGGCCAGGAGAGTCTTGTGATTGTTGCGAGCCTGAAATAATTGTGGATGCAGAAAGAGTAATAATTGTTACACGAAATAATGATAATAATGTCCGTGAAATGAAGGCCACTGTTTCATATGATAGAGGTCAAACTTTTACCGATACTTATTCAGTTGATGATCATGGCTGGACCATTGCTTCATGCCCAAGTGTTGGAGCGGATGCAGATTTTTTAAGTGCTACGCATTCTGTAACTACTTATCGTACCATGGTAGGAACTGATCCTAAAATATTCTTGGTGGATTATGATTTAGAAGGAGACAGTATTTATTCAGAGGTAGACGTCTATGCTGCTTCAAGTGCCAATACAATTTTAAATTATCCGCAATTAGATTATGCAAATGGAGTGTTAGGAATTGCTTGGGAAAGTGTAGGAAATGGGATAGATGTTTATATCAATGCTTCATCAGTTGGTGTGGACGGAATTGATCCAAACAATGCATTTAATTTGACAGATGTTACTGGGACACAAAACAAACCTAGTATTGCTGTAGGTACAGATGTGTTTCATATTGCCTACATGGATTCAGATGGTAATAATGTGAAGTACGTTCAGGCAAGTTACCTGGCTGGTACAGCTACAGAGAATTTGGCTGCTCAAATCAGTGTTTATCCAATTCCTGCGGAAGATAAAGTCACTATTTCATTTGTGAATGAAGAGCAAAATTCATTTACTATTGACGTTTTTGACATGACAGGAAGAGTAATTGAGCAAATTACAGGGAATGGAAATCAAGTAATTCTGGATTGTCAAAACTATCAGTCGGGAACATATTTATTCAATTTAAATTTGAATAATCAACTGAATCAGGGCAGGTTTGTAATTGAATAA
- a CDS encoding FtsX-like permease family protein has translation MGSTFFIARRYLFSKKSRNVINIISGVAVFGIAISTAALIILLSAFNGIENLVITLFSTFEPDIKIEAVESKTFDPSFIPDEVYQVDGVVDYTQVLEEIVIIKNEEMFVIGSVKGVEESFLEMSEMDEHLLDGENTIYLGDVPVGLVGFGILESVGGYIFQSDFPPENFTIYSPNRNEKISRRNVDAFTTSTIPIVGTFSFNNEVDETYLVVPIEYAREILNYKNEVSAIEMKFEEGYDLEEVKEELMAIIGPSFKVKTNYEQNELTYQTSKSEKLITTLLLAFIFFLATFNMIASITMLVIEKKKDMQTLFSLGARKNQLERIFFYEGLMINGLGLAIGLILGYGICLLQQYVGLIRMEGNVVEYFPIVFKLDDLLVILGITAIFGVMAAYLPSKFLIKRILK, from the coding sequence ATGGGCTCTACTTTTTTCATAGCCAGGAGATACTTATTCTCAAAAAAGTCGCGCAATGTAATTAACATCATTTCAGGTGTTGCCGTGTTTGGAATAGCCATATCTACTGCAGCATTAATTATACTATTGTCGGCCTTTAACGGAATAGAAAATTTAGTGATTACGCTATTTAGCACATTTGAGCCTGATATAAAAATTGAGGCGGTTGAAAGTAAAACATTTGATCCTTCTTTTATTCCGGATGAGGTTTATCAGGTAGACGGAGTGGTTGATTACACACAGGTGTTGGAGGAAATTGTGATCATCAAAAATGAGGAGATGTTTGTGATTGGTTCTGTTAAAGGAGTGGAGGAATCTTTTTTGGAAATGTCTGAAATGGATGAGCACTTATTAGATGGAGAAAACACAATTTATCTAGGAGATGTGCCTGTTGGATTAGTAGGATTTGGAATACTGGAAAGTGTTGGAGGATATATTTTTCAGTCTGATTTTCCGCCGGAGAATTTTACTATTTACTCACCTAATAGAAATGAGAAAATTTCAAGGAGAAATGTAGATGCCTTTACAACTTCTACTATTCCAATAGTTGGAACTTTTAGCTTTAATAATGAAGTGGATGAAACTTATTTGGTTGTACCAATTGAATATGCACGCGAAATATTGAATTACAAAAATGAAGTAAGTGCTATTGAAATGAAGTTTGAAGAGGGGTATGATTTGGAAGAAGTAAAGGAAGAGTTGATGGCGATAATTGGTCCGAGTTTCAAAGTAAAAACCAATTATGAACAAAATGAGTTGACCTATCAAACCAGTAAAAGTGAGAAACTGATTACTACTTTGTTGTTAGCATTTATTTTCTTCCTGGCTACATTTAATATGATTGCTTCAATTACCATGTTGGTGATTGAAAAGAAAAAGGATATGCAAACATTGTTCTCTTTGGGAGCTAGAAAAAATCAGTTAGAACGTATCTTTTTTTATGAAGGATTGATGATTAACGGGCTTGGTTTGGCCATTGGATTGATATTAGGGTATGGCATTTGCTTGCTGCAACAATATGTAGGTTTAATTAGGATGGAAGGGAATGTTGTAGAGTATTTTCCGATTGTTTTTAAATTAGACGACCTATTAGTTATTTTAGGAATTACAGCCATATTTGGTGTGATGGCAGCATATTTGCCAAGTAAATTTTTAATAAAAAGAATATTGAAATGA
- a CDS encoding ChaN family lipoprotein, which yields MKKLSFLLFTLLVISSGFAQETEVVISKKDYAIFSSETGKKAKPQDIVDELKDADVIFFGEEHNDSIGHQLQLMLFKLMFDSYGEKAVLSMEMFDRDVQYIMDEYLQGLIKQSYFLKDSRKWSNYKDYAPMVEFAKEKGLAVICANAPFRYVNVATKHGLDGLMKLSEKAKEALAPLPYTLASGAYKAKLDALMGHDPSNPDSKPSYDMIPGQSLWDATMAYSIYQKLQAKPDSKILHLVGRFHVDEHFGIVERLKEFDPNIKVVVVSLDGSAENFPKVDITEYKKNGEYLIFSDPEVPKSY from the coding sequence ATGAAAAAATTAAGCTTTTTACTTTTCACCTTATTAGTCATCTCATCTGGATTTGCACAAGAAACAGAAGTAGTTATTTCAAAAAAGGACTATGCAATATTTTCAAGTGAAACAGGCAAAAAAGCCAAACCTCAAGATATTGTGGATGAATTAAAAGATGCTGACGTTATCTTTTTTGGAGAAGAGCACAATGATTCAATTGGACATCAATTACAATTGATGTTATTTAAATTGATGTTTGATTCTTATGGAGAAAAAGCAGTTTTATCAATGGAGATGTTTGACAGAGATGTTCAATACATCATGGATGAATACCTTCAAGGGCTAATCAAACAATCTTACTTTTTAAAAGACTCAAGAAAATGGAGTAATTACAAAGATTATGCTCCAATGGTTGAGTTTGCTAAGGAAAAAGGATTGGCTGTTATTTGTGCCAATGCTCCTTTCAGATATGTAAATGTTGCCACAAAGCATGGTTTAGATGGCTTAATGAAATTATCAGAAAAAGCAAAAGAAGCATTGGCTCCACTACCCTATACCTTGGCAAGCGGAGCATATAAAGCAAAATTGGATGCTTTGATGGGACACGATCCTTCAAATCCTGATTCAAAACCTTCTTATGATATGATTCCTGGTCAATCATTGTGGGATGCTACAATGGCATATTCTATTTACCAAAAATTGCAGGCAAAGCCAGATTCAAAGATTTTACATTTAGTTGGAAGATTTCATGTAGATGAGCATTTTGGAATAGTTGAAAGGCTAAAGGAGTTTGATCCAAATATCAAAGTTGTTGTTGTTTCTTTAGACGGAAGTGCAGAAAACTTCCCAAAAGTTGACATCACAGAATACAAGAAAAATGGTGAATATTTGATTTTCAGTGATCCTGAAGTTCCAAAATCATATTAA
- a CDS encoding homocysteine S-methyltransferase family protein produces MADIRETLKHRILVLDGAMGTMIQRYKLDEDDFRKGWFEDHEAKLKGNNDVLVLTRPDIIKEIHAAYLDAGADIVETNTFGATRVAQADYHLEDAVYDINYHGAKIAREVCDEFTAKNPDKPRFVAGSMGPTTKLASMSPDVNDPGFRNITFEELKDAFKEQAKGLIEGGSDLLLVETVTDTLNAKAALMAISEIQEELGTNLPIMVSGTITDASGRTLSGQTTEAFLISIQHMDLLSVGLNCALGANALRPYLQVLKNKAPFYVSAHPNAGLPNEMGEYDETPEKMAEQINTFLDEGLVNIVGGCCGTTPEHIKAMVELVNQKQLNK; encoded by the coding sequence ATGGCGGATATTAGAGAAACATTGAAACACCGTATTCTAGTGCTAGACGGAGCCATGGGAACCATGATTCAACGCTACAAACTGGATGAAGATGATTTTAGAAAAGGATGGTTTGAAGATCATGAAGCCAAATTAAAAGGCAACAATGATGTATTGGTGTTGACGAGACCTGATATCATTAAAGAAATTCACGCAGCTTATTTAGATGCCGGAGCGGATATTGTTGAAACAAATACATTTGGTGCTACCCGTGTTGCTCAGGCAGATTATCATTTAGAAGATGCTGTTTATGACATCAACTATCACGGAGCCAAAATAGCCCGTGAAGTTTGTGATGAATTCACTGCTAAAAACCCAGACAAACCAAGATTTGTTGCTGGGTCAATGGGACCAACTACAAAATTAGCTTCCATGTCTCCGGATGTAAATGATCCCGGTTTTAGAAACATCACTTTTGAAGAATTAAAAGATGCTTTTAAAGAACAAGCCAAAGGATTAATTGAGGGTGGATCTGATTTATTGCTGGTGGAGACTGTAACAGACACATTAAATGCCAAGGCCGCTCTTATGGCGATAAGCGAAATTCAAGAAGAATTGGGAACCAACTTGCCAATTATGGTTTCAGGAACCATTACAGATGCTAGTGGAAGAACATTATCCGGCCAAACTACTGAAGCATTTTTAATTTCCATTCAGCACATGGATCTTTTGAGCGTTGGATTAAACTGCGCTCTAGGAGCAAATGCTTTGAGACCTTATTTACAGGTATTAAAAAACAAAGCTCCTTTTTATGTATCTGCTCATCCAAATGCAGGACTTCCAAACGAAATGGGAGAATATGATGAAACGCCCGAAAAAATGGCCGAACAAATCAACACATTTTTGGATGAAGGATTAGTAAACATTGTAGGTGGATGTTGTGGAACAACTCCAGAACACATCAAAGCAATGGTAGAATTAGTAAATCAAAAACAATTAAATAAATAA
- a CDS encoding DUF1800 domain-containing protein — MKPTISHLYHLHARAEFFAHHNDIKLTYSIEQAVDQIFKNQKVEDIDYNLPRWDPEQNKKQSDKKKKEMRKTWRGHVRAINHLWLKQMMENDKGLVEKMTLFWHGHFACRTVDNPYLTLELNSILRKNALGSFRDLLYGVSKSAAMIGYLHLRQNKKDQPNEDFARELCELFTLGRDVDYTEKDVTEIARAFSGWTTDLKGNWLVRPRIHDEGEKTIFGKTGNYGGEDVLEMILENKNTAKHIAAKVYRFFVQELVNEDHLNELADVFYKSNYDITAMMKHLFKSEWFYQSKGKIIKSPIEFMVSMGKMFELKYPEQKTTEALQRYLGHVLFDPPNVAGWPGGRQWIDASRLALRLRLGSLIINKGYVMDELSPELDEMITSKQKKKDIKFFEEVDWNKFFDKNKDANIFDLLVRSDNPDLHSKYKVHEMKTVLHLVSTPDFQLT; from the coding sequence ATGAAACCGACAATCTCACATTTATATCACTTACATGCCAGGGCAGAGTTTTTTGCTCATCACAATGATATTAAACTTACCTATAGTATCGAACAGGCGGTTGATCAAATCTTCAAAAATCAAAAGGTAGAAGATATTGATTACAACCTACCAAGATGGGATCCGGAACAAAACAAAAAACAGTCGGATAAGAAGAAAAAGGAAATGCGCAAAACCTGGAGAGGTCATGTTAGAGCGATCAATCACTTATGGTTAAAGCAAATGATGGAGAATGATAAAGGTTTGGTAGAAAAGATGACATTGTTTTGGCATGGGCACTTTGCTTGTAGAACGGTTGATAATCCTTATTTGACCTTAGAGTTAAATTCTATTTTAAGAAAGAATGCCTTAGGTAGCTTTAGAGATTTGCTATATGGTGTGTCTAAATCAGCAGCCATGATTGGATATCTCCATTTAAGACAAAACAAAAAAGATCAACCAAATGAAGATTTTGCCAGAGAACTTTGTGAATTATTCACTTTAGGTAGAGATGTTGATTACACTGAGAAGGATGTTACAGAAATTGCGAGGGCATTTTCAGGATGGACAACAGACTTAAAGGGTAATTGGCTAGTTCGTCCGCGAATTCATGATGAGGGAGAGAAAACCATTTTTGGTAAAACAGGAAATTATGGTGGTGAAGATGTGCTTGAAATGATCCTGGAAAATAAAAACACAGCAAAGCACATTGCTGCAAAAGTGTACAGGTTTTTCGTTCAAGAATTGGTGAATGAAGATCATTTGAATGAGTTGGCAGATGTGTTTTACAAATCAAATTATGACATCACTGCCATGATGAAACACCTTTTTAAATCAGAATGGTTTTATCAAAGCAAAGGCAAAATAATTAAATCTCCCATTGAATTTATGGTGAGTATGGGAAAGATGTTTGAGTTGAAATATCCTGAGCAAAAAACAACTGAGGCACTCCAGAGATATTTAGGTCATGTATTATTTGATCCTCCAAATGTGGCAGGATGGCCAGGAGGAAGACAATGGATAGACGCCAGTAGATTGGCTCTAAGATTAAGATTGGGATCTCTGATCATCAACAAAGGTTATGTGATGGATGAATTGAGTCCAGAGTTAGATGAAATGATAACATCAAAACAAAAGAAAAAGGACATTAAGTTTTTTGAAGAAGTAGATTGGAATAAATTCTTCGATAAAAATAAAGATGCCAACATCTTTGATTTACTTGTAAGAAGTGATAATCCTGATTTACATTCAAAATATAAGGTACATGAAATGAAGACGGTTTTGCACTTAGTAAGTACACCTGATTTTCAATTGACCTAA